Proteins from one Juglans microcarpa x Juglans regia isolate MS1-56 chromosome 1S, Jm3101_v1.0, whole genome shotgun sequence genomic window:
- the LOC121247764 gene encoding MAR-binding filament-like protein 1-1 isoform X2: MGFMTGSPCYLHPPPLCQSRLPSSSSQSTFLYSCSRNAGTKRKNVAPMASLQREDPKDGVHCKRRAILFVGISILPLLQLTARALERVGARKAARGRRQIREKAENRDFNLNESGLKKQEENQEEKQALQIDAPPNPLQSAAALNPLQRDAPPNPLQRDVPPNNVLSLLNGLGIFSSGVLGALYALAQREKTAQNAEIESMKSQLKEKEAAIVSSEKNFESKLLNEQEERTKQLRKVKEEQQSLLSQLNSANSTITGLGQELKREKILIEELKFQIQSLETSISMARDDKKALEENLKERLYSITVLQERSNLLSLELKDKEENVRSLSSSLAEKELELNNLNFIYKQTKDDLARAHSQIQKLELEYLKTRKELESTNSTVDELNSRASSLTFDRDESKRKLDVIQEEYDDLRLSSEKKAALNAKLLGEKEEELQQLKQKLEHAVNEVSGNQAIISDLTQERDNLRKMLDIELRKVKHLKHELQSTKESLGKSTDEVSDLTNQLQQARELCTELEGEISRVQTRFVEVRESNQRSLDEAKLSNEMLAGELAAVKECLTKKEEELQIASHELAGMVENRDSLQKELVDLYKKAETAASDLIEEKKAVSSLNKAVQAWEKRILKEKEARKSLEKFLEEATKSLDEMNRKSLILSGELEKANSQISSLEDGKEVLYKSLAEQKNISKEARENLEDAHNLVMRVRKERESLEKRANKLEEGLASAKGEILRLKSQINSSKSLVNNQQQQPKQGEAEGTVTVTPRRNSRRKKASSQ; this comes from the exons ATGGGCTTCATGACAGGGAGCCCCTGCTATTTACACCCTCCTCCTCTCTGCCAATCTCGcttaccttcttcttcttctcaatcCACTTTCCTCTATTCTTGCTCAAGAAATGCAGGGACCAAGAGAAAGAATGTTGCTCCAATGGCTTCTCTGCAACGTGAGGATCCAAAAGACGGCGTCCACTGCAAGAGAAGGGCCATTCTGTTTGTGGGTATTTCAATTCTTCCTTTGTTGCAACTCACGGCCAGAGCTCTTGAACGTGTGGGAGCAA GAAAAGCAGCTCGTGGCCGACGTCAAATCAGAGAGAAAGCTGAAAACAGAGACTTCAATCTGA ATGAAAGTGGGCTAAAGAAACAAGAGGAGAACCAAGAAGAAAAG CAAGCACTTCAAATAGATGCTCCACCAAATCCACTTCAAAGTGCTGCTGCACTAAACCCACTTCAAAGAGATGCTCCACCAAATCCACTTCAAAGAGATGTTCCCCCAAATAATGTCCTGTCTCTCTTGAATGGACTTGGAATATTTAGTTCTGGCGTGCTTGGTGCTCTCTATGCATTGGCTCAGAGAGAAAAGACAGCTCAAAATGCAGAAATAGAATCT ATGAAATCCCAACTGAAAGAAAAGGAAGCTGCCATTGTTTCATCAGAGAAAAACTTTGAATCAAAGCTACTAAATGAACAAGAAGAAAGGACCAAGCAACTCAGAAAGGTGAAGGAGGAGCAGCAGTCCTTATTGAGCCAACTAAATTCAGCAAACAGTACGATTACAGGGTTGGGACAGGAgctgaaaagagagaaaatattgattgaGGAgcttaaatttcaaattcagaGTCTTGAAACCAGCATTTCAATGGCTAGGGATGATAAAAAGGCACTTGAAGAGAATTTGAAGGAAAGACTTTATTCAATTACAGTCTTACAAGAAAGGAGCAATTTACTCAGTTTAGAGCTCAAGGATAAAGAAGAGAATGTTCGGAGTCTTAGCTCTTCTCTTGCTGAAAAGGAACTAGAGTTGAACAACTTGAATTTTATCTACAAGCAAACTAAGGATGACCTAGCGAGAGCACATTCTCAAATCCAGAAATTGGAACTTGAATACCTGAAAACTCGGAAGGAATTAGAATCAACAAATTCTACAGTGGATGAATTAAATTCAAGAGCAAGTTCTTTAACTTTTGATAGAGACGAGTCTAAGAGGAAGTTGGATGTGATTCAGGAGGAATACGATGATCTAAGGTTATCTTCTGAGAAGAAGGCGGCTTTGAATGCTAAGCTTttgggagaaaaagaagaggaactTCAGCAGCTAAAGCAAAAACTTGAGCATGCTGTCAATGAAGTGAGTGGAAACCAAGCAATAATTTCTGATTTGACCCAAGAAAGGGATAACTTAAGAAAAATGTTGGATATAGAATTGAGAAAGGTAAAACATCTGAAACATGAACTCCAGAGCACTAAGGAAAGTCTTGGAAAATCAACAGATGAGGTGTCTGATCTGACAAATCAACTGCAGCAGGCCAGAGAGTTGTGCACAGAGCTCGAAGGTGAGATCTCCAGGGTTCAGACACGGTTTGTTGAAGTTAGAGAGTCAAATCAGAGGAGCCTTGATGAGGCAAAACTAAGTAATGAAATGCTGGCCGGTGAGCTTGCAGCTGTGAAGGAATGTCTGACGAAAAAGGAGGAGGAGCTGCAAATTGCGTCCCATGAGCTGGCAGGCATGGTAGAAAATCGTGATAGCCTACAGAAGGAACTGgttgatttgtataaaaaagCAGAAACTGCAGCCAGTGAtttaatagaagaaaaaaaggcaGTTTCTTCCTTAAACAAAGCAGTTCAAGCTTGGGAGAAACGAATCTTGAAGGAAAAAGAGGCCCGGAAATCTCTCGAAAAATTCCTGGAGGAGGCTACCAAATCACTTGATGAGATGAACCGAAAATCTTTGATTCTTTCAGGAGAGCTAGAGAAGGcaaattctcaaatttccaGCCTTGAAGATGGAAAAGAGGTGCTTTACAAGTCTCTTGCAGAGCAAAAGAATATATCGAAAGAGGCCCGAGAAAACTTGGAAGATGCACATAACCTTGTCATGAGAGTTCGCAAGGAAAGAGAAAGTTTGGAGAAGCGGGCAAATAAACTGGAGGAGGGATTGGCATCTGCCAAGGGTGAAATATTGCGGCTAAAGAGTCAAATAAATTCTTCAAAGTCTCTTGTAAATAATCAGCAACAGCAACCAAAGCAAGGGGAAGCTGAAGGCACTGTCACTGTCACTCCAAGGAGAAATAGTAGGAGGAAAAAGGCCAGTTCCCAGTAA
- the LOC121247777 gene encoding protein SYS1 homolog isoform X3, whose product MFYGSVVWDPWLIVAQIVCLQCLYYLTLGVFLTMLVGNRVPRMSLEYFFDYATVTTSTVTGWCVIASFLFSSLAGAAYMTSLIERAKKCLDFSATVYITHLFICIVYGGWPSSITWWVLNGTGIAVMALLGEYLCIRQELREIPITRYRSNV is encoded by the exons ATGTTCTATGGTTCAGTAGTATGGGACCCTTGGCTCATTGTTGCCCAAATTGTTTGTCTTCAATGCTTATACTATCTCACTCTTGGAgtattcttgacaatgcttgtTGGGAATCGTGTGCCACGTATGAGCCTCGAGTATTTCTTTGATTATGCTACTGTCACTACCTCTACAGTAACTGGGTGGTGTGTCATTGCTTCGTTTCTGTTCAGCTCGCTTGCAGG AGCTGCATATATGACTTCTCTGATTGAGAGGGCAAAAAAGTGCTTAGACTTTTCAGCCACTGTTTACATCACGCATCTCTTCATATGCATTGTCTATGGAGGTTGGCCTTCCTCAATAACCTGGTGGGTTCTGAATGGTACCGGAATTGCAGTGATGGCTTTGCTAGGTGAATATCTGTGCATTAGACAGGAACTGCGAGAGATTCCCATTACACGATACCGTTCAA ATGTTTGA
- the LOC121247777 gene encoding protein SYS1 homolog isoform X4 yields the protein MFYGSVVWDPWLIVAQIVCLQCLYYLTLGVFLTMLVGNRVPRMSLEYFFDYATVTTSTVTGWCVIASFLFSSLAGAAYMTSLIERAKKCLDFSATVYITHLFICIVYGGWPSSITWWVLNGTGIAVMALLGEYLCIRQELREIPITRYRSS from the exons ATGTTCTATGGTTCAGTAGTATGGGACCCTTGGCTCATTGTTGCCCAAATTGTTTGTCTTCAATGCTTATACTATCTCACTCTTGGAgtattcttgacaatgcttgtTGGGAATCGTGTGCCACGTATGAGCCTCGAGTATTTCTTTGATTATGCTACTGTCACTACCTCTACAGTAACTGGGTGGTGTGTCATTGCTTCGTTTCTGTTCAGCTCGCTTGCAGG AGCTGCATATATGACTTCTCTGATTGAGAGGGCAAAAAAGTGCTTAGACTTTTCAGCCACTGTTTACATCACGCATCTCTTCATATGCATTGTCTATGGAGGTTGGCCTTCCTCAATAACCTGGTGGGTTCTGAATGGTACCGGAATTGCAGTGATGGCTTTGCTAGGTGAATATCTGTGCATTAGACAGGAACTGCGAGAGATTCCCATTACACGATACCGTTCAA GTTGA
- the LOC121247764 gene encoding MAR-binding filament-like protein 1-1 isoform X1, whose protein sequence is MGFMTGSPCYLHPPPLCQSRLPSSSSQSTFLYSCSRNAGTKRKNVAPMASLQREDPKDGVHCKRRAILFVGISILPLLQLTARALERVGARKAARGRRQIREKAENRDFNLSKDESGLKKQEENQEEKQALQIDAPPNPLQSAAALNPLQRDAPPNPLQRDVPPNNVLSLLNGLGIFSSGVLGALYALAQREKTAQNAEIESMKSQLKEKEAAIVSSEKNFESKLLNEQEERTKQLRKVKEEQQSLLSQLNSANSTITGLGQELKREKILIEELKFQIQSLETSISMARDDKKALEENLKERLYSITVLQERSNLLSLELKDKEENVRSLSSSLAEKELELNNLNFIYKQTKDDLARAHSQIQKLELEYLKTRKELESTNSTVDELNSRASSLTFDRDESKRKLDVIQEEYDDLRLSSEKKAALNAKLLGEKEEELQQLKQKLEHAVNEVSGNQAIISDLTQERDNLRKMLDIELRKVKHLKHELQSTKESLGKSTDEVSDLTNQLQQARELCTELEGEISRVQTRFVEVRESNQRSLDEAKLSNEMLAGELAAVKECLTKKEEELQIASHELAGMVENRDSLQKELVDLYKKAETAASDLIEEKKAVSSLNKAVQAWEKRILKEKEARKSLEKFLEEATKSLDEMNRKSLILSGELEKANSQISSLEDGKEVLYKSLAEQKNISKEARENLEDAHNLVMRVRKERESLEKRANKLEEGLASAKGEILRLKSQINSSKSLVNNQQQQPKQGEAEGTVTVTPRRNSRRKKASSQ, encoded by the exons ATGGGCTTCATGACAGGGAGCCCCTGCTATTTACACCCTCCTCCTCTCTGCCAATCTCGcttaccttcttcttcttctcaatcCACTTTCCTCTATTCTTGCTCAAGAAATGCAGGGACCAAGAGAAAGAATGTTGCTCCAATGGCTTCTCTGCAACGTGAGGATCCAAAAGACGGCGTCCACTGCAAGAGAAGGGCCATTCTGTTTGTGGGTATTTCAATTCTTCCTTTGTTGCAACTCACGGCCAGAGCTCTTGAACGTGTGGGAGCAA GAAAAGCAGCTCGTGGCCGACGTCAAATCAGAGAGAAAGCTGAAAACAGAGACTTCAATCTGAGTAAGG ATGAAAGTGGGCTAAAGAAACAAGAGGAGAACCAAGAAGAAAAG CAAGCACTTCAAATAGATGCTCCACCAAATCCACTTCAAAGTGCTGCTGCACTAAACCCACTTCAAAGAGATGCTCCACCAAATCCACTTCAAAGAGATGTTCCCCCAAATAATGTCCTGTCTCTCTTGAATGGACTTGGAATATTTAGTTCTGGCGTGCTTGGTGCTCTCTATGCATTGGCTCAGAGAGAAAAGACAGCTCAAAATGCAGAAATAGAATCT ATGAAATCCCAACTGAAAGAAAAGGAAGCTGCCATTGTTTCATCAGAGAAAAACTTTGAATCAAAGCTACTAAATGAACAAGAAGAAAGGACCAAGCAACTCAGAAAGGTGAAGGAGGAGCAGCAGTCCTTATTGAGCCAACTAAATTCAGCAAACAGTACGATTACAGGGTTGGGACAGGAgctgaaaagagagaaaatattgattgaGGAgcttaaatttcaaattcagaGTCTTGAAACCAGCATTTCAATGGCTAGGGATGATAAAAAGGCACTTGAAGAGAATTTGAAGGAAAGACTTTATTCAATTACAGTCTTACAAGAAAGGAGCAATTTACTCAGTTTAGAGCTCAAGGATAAAGAAGAGAATGTTCGGAGTCTTAGCTCTTCTCTTGCTGAAAAGGAACTAGAGTTGAACAACTTGAATTTTATCTACAAGCAAACTAAGGATGACCTAGCGAGAGCACATTCTCAAATCCAGAAATTGGAACTTGAATACCTGAAAACTCGGAAGGAATTAGAATCAACAAATTCTACAGTGGATGAATTAAATTCAAGAGCAAGTTCTTTAACTTTTGATAGAGACGAGTCTAAGAGGAAGTTGGATGTGATTCAGGAGGAATACGATGATCTAAGGTTATCTTCTGAGAAGAAGGCGGCTTTGAATGCTAAGCTTttgggagaaaaagaagaggaactTCAGCAGCTAAAGCAAAAACTTGAGCATGCTGTCAATGAAGTGAGTGGAAACCAAGCAATAATTTCTGATTTGACCCAAGAAAGGGATAACTTAAGAAAAATGTTGGATATAGAATTGAGAAAGGTAAAACATCTGAAACATGAACTCCAGAGCACTAAGGAAAGTCTTGGAAAATCAACAGATGAGGTGTCTGATCTGACAAATCAACTGCAGCAGGCCAGAGAGTTGTGCACAGAGCTCGAAGGTGAGATCTCCAGGGTTCAGACACGGTTTGTTGAAGTTAGAGAGTCAAATCAGAGGAGCCTTGATGAGGCAAAACTAAGTAATGAAATGCTGGCCGGTGAGCTTGCAGCTGTGAAGGAATGTCTGACGAAAAAGGAGGAGGAGCTGCAAATTGCGTCCCATGAGCTGGCAGGCATGGTAGAAAATCGTGATAGCCTACAGAAGGAACTGgttgatttgtataaaaaagCAGAAACTGCAGCCAGTGAtttaatagaagaaaaaaaggcaGTTTCTTCCTTAAACAAAGCAGTTCAAGCTTGGGAGAAACGAATCTTGAAGGAAAAAGAGGCCCGGAAATCTCTCGAAAAATTCCTGGAGGAGGCTACCAAATCACTTGATGAGATGAACCGAAAATCTTTGATTCTTTCAGGAGAGCTAGAGAAGGcaaattctcaaatttccaGCCTTGAAGATGGAAAAGAGGTGCTTTACAAGTCTCTTGCAGAGCAAAAGAATATATCGAAAGAGGCCCGAGAAAACTTGGAAGATGCACATAACCTTGTCATGAGAGTTCGCAAGGAAAGAGAAAGTTTGGAGAAGCGGGCAAATAAACTGGAGGAGGGATTGGCATCTGCCAAGGGTGAAATATTGCGGCTAAAGAGTCAAATAAATTCTTCAAAGTCTCTTGTAAATAATCAGCAACAGCAACCAAAGCAAGGGGAAGCTGAAGGCACTGTCACTGTCACTCCAAGGAGAAATAGTAGGAGGAAAAAGGCCAGTTCCCAGTAA
- the LOC121247777 gene encoding protein SYS1 homolog isoform X1, translating to MFYGSVVWDPWLIVAQIVCLQCLYYLTLGVFLTMLVGNRVPRMSLEYFFDYATVTTSTVTGWCVIASFLFSSLAGAAYMTSLIERAKKCLDFSATVYITHLFICIVYGGWPSSITWWVLNGTGIAVMALLGEYLCIRQELREIPITRYRSTLMITICICSSNGFSYCWKMMKVDPSLHA from the exons ATGTTCTATGGTTCAGTAGTATGGGACCCTTGGCTCATTGTTGCCCAAATTGTTTGTCTTCAATGCTTATACTATCTCACTCTTGGAgtattcttgacaatgcttgtTGGGAATCGTGTGCCACGTATGAGCCTCGAGTATTTCTTTGATTATGCTACTGTCACTACCTCTACAGTAACTGGGTGGTGTGTCATTGCTTCGTTTCTGTTCAGCTCGCTTGCAGG AGCTGCATATATGACTTCTCTGATTGAGAGGGCAAAAAAGTGCTTAGACTTTTCAGCCACTGTTTACATCACGCATCTCTTCATATGCATTGTCTATGGAGGTTGGCCTTCCTCAATAACCTGGTGGGTTCTGAATGGTACCGGAATTGCAGTGATGGCTTTGCTAGGTGAATATCTGTGCATTAGACAGGAACTGCGAGAGATTCCCATTACACGATACCGTTCAA CATTAATGATCACCATTTGCATTTGCTCTTCAAATGGTTTCTCTTACTGTTGGAAAATGATGAAG GTTGATCCCAGCTTGCATGCATGA
- the LOC121247764 gene encoding MAR-binding filament-like protein 1-1 isoform X3, giving the protein MGFMTGSPCYLHPPPLCQSRLPSSSSQSTFLYSCSRNAGTKRKNVAPMASLQREDPKDGVHCKRRAILFVGISILPLLQLTARALERVGANESGLKKQEENQEEKQALQIDAPPNPLQSAAALNPLQRDAPPNPLQRDVPPNNVLSLLNGLGIFSSGVLGALYALAQREKTAQNAEIESMKSQLKEKEAAIVSSEKNFESKLLNEQEERTKQLRKVKEEQQSLLSQLNSANSTITGLGQELKREKILIEELKFQIQSLETSISMARDDKKALEENLKERLYSITVLQERSNLLSLELKDKEENVRSLSSSLAEKELELNNLNFIYKQTKDDLARAHSQIQKLELEYLKTRKELESTNSTVDELNSRASSLTFDRDESKRKLDVIQEEYDDLRLSSEKKAALNAKLLGEKEEELQQLKQKLEHAVNEVSGNQAIISDLTQERDNLRKMLDIELRKVKHLKHELQSTKESLGKSTDEVSDLTNQLQQARELCTELEGEISRVQTRFVEVRESNQRSLDEAKLSNEMLAGELAAVKECLTKKEEELQIASHELAGMVENRDSLQKELVDLYKKAETAASDLIEEKKAVSSLNKAVQAWEKRILKEKEARKSLEKFLEEATKSLDEMNRKSLILSGELEKANSQISSLEDGKEVLYKSLAEQKNISKEARENLEDAHNLVMRVRKERESLEKRANKLEEGLASAKGEILRLKSQINSSKSLVNNQQQQPKQGEAEGTVTVTPRRNSRRKKASSQ; this is encoded by the exons ATGGGCTTCATGACAGGGAGCCCCTGCTATTTACACCCTCCTCCTCTCTGCCAATCTCGcttaccttcttcttcttctcaatcCACTTTCCTCTATTCTTGCTCAAGAAATGCAGGGACCAAGAGAAAGAATGTTGCTCCAATGGCTTCTCTGCAACGTGAGGATCCAAAAGACGGCGTCCACTGCAAGAGAAGGGCCATTCTGTTTGTGGGTATTTCAATTCTTCCTTTGTTGCAACTCACGGCCAGAGCTCTTGAACGTGTGGGAGCAA ATGAAAGTGGGCTAAAGAAACAAGAGGAGAACCAAGAAGAAAAG CAAGCACTTCAAATAGATGCTCCACCAAATCCACTTCAAAGTGCTGCTGCACTAAACCCACTTCAAAGAGATGCTCCACCAAATCCACTTCAAAGAGATGTTCCCCCAAATAATGTCCTGTCTCTCTTGAATGGACTTGGAATATTTAGTTCTGGCGTGCTTGGTGCTCTCTATGCATTGGCTCAGAGAGAAAAGACAGCTCAAAATGCAGAAATAGAATCT ATGAAATCCCAACTGAAAGAAAAGGAAGCTGCCATTGTTTCATCAGAGAAAAACTTTGAATCAAAGCTACTAAATGAACAAGAAGAAAGGACCAAGCAACTCAGAAAGGTGAAGGAGGAGCAGCAGTCCTTATTGAGCCAACTAAATTCAGCAAACAGTACGATTACAGGGTTGGGACAGGAgctgaaaagagagaaaatattgattgaGGAgcttaaatttcaaattcagaGTCTTGAAACCAGCATTTCAATGGCTAGGGATGATAAAAAGGCACTTGAAGAGAATTTGAAGGAAAGACTTTATTCAATTACAGTCTTACAAGAAAGGAGCAATTTACTCAGTTTAGAGCTCAAGGATAAAGAAGAGAATGTTCGGAGTCTTAGCTCTTCTCTTGCTGAAAAGGAACTAGAGTTGAACAACTTGAATTTTATCTACAAGCAAACTAAGGATGACCTAGCGAGAGCACATTCTCAAATCCAGAAATTGGAACTTGAATACCTGAAAACTCGGAAGGAATTAGAATCAACAAATTCTACAGTGGATGAATTAAATTCAAGAGCAAGTTCTTTAACTTTTGATAGAGACGAGTCTAAGAGGAAGTTGGATGTGATTCAGGAGGAATACGATGATCTAAGGTTATCTTCTGAGAAGAAGGCGGCTTTGAATGCTAAGCTTttgggagaaaaagaagaggaactTCAGCAGCTAAAGCAAAAACTTGAGCATGCTGTCAATGAAGTGAGTGGAAACCAAGCAATAATTTCTGATTTGACCCAAGAAAGGGATAACTTAAGAAAAATGTTGGATATAGAATTGAGAAAGGTAAAACATCTGAAACATGAACTCCAGAGCACTAAGGAAAGTCTTGGAAAATCAACAGATGAGGTGTCTGATCTGACAAATCAACTGCAGCAGGCCAGAGAGTTGTGCACAGAGCTCGAAGGTGAGATCTCCAGGGTTCAGACACGGTTTGTTGAAGTTAGAGAGTCAAATCAGAGGAGCCTTGATGAGGCAAAACTAAGTAATGAAATGCTGGCCGGTGAGCTTGCAGCTGTGAAGGAATGTCTGACGAAAAAGGAGGAGGAGCTGCAAATTGCGTCCCATGAGCTGGCAGGCATGGTAGAAAATCGTGATAGCCTACAGAAGGAACTGgttgatttgtataaaaaagCAGAAACTGCAGCCAGTGAtttaatagaagaaaaaaaggcaGTTTCTTCCTTAAACAAAGCAGTTCAAGCTTGGGAGAAACGAATCTTGAAGGAAAAAGAGGCCCGGAAATCTCTCGAAAAATTCCTGGAGGAGGCTACCAAATCACTTGATGAGATGAACCGAAAATCTTTGATTCTTTCAGGAGAGCTAGAGAAGGcaaattctcaaatttccaGCCTTGAAGATGGAAAAGAGGTGCTTTACAAGTCTCTTGCAGAGCAAAAGAATATATCGAAAGAGGCCCGAGAAAACTTGGAAGATGCACATAACCTTGTCATGAGAGTTCGCAAGGAAAGAGAAAGTTTGGAGAAGCGGGCAAATAAACTGGAGGAGGGATTGGCATCTGCCAAGGGTGAAATATTGCGGCTAAAGAGTCAAATAAATTCTTCAAAGTCTCTTGTAAATAATCAGCAACAGCAACCAAAGCAAGGGGAAGCTGAAGGCACTGTCACTGTCACTCCAAGGAGAAATAGTAGGAGGAAAAAGGCCAGTTCCCAGTAA
- the LOC121247772 gene encoding FCS-Like Zinc finger 8-like, translating into MADSTPESLQSDTLGPGHISRSLFSIPGFIVGFGTNCLSESDSIRSPTSPLDLKVFPKLNSPFGHKSPGTQSQCRHKKKWDCSKVGLGIINSLVNETKPSPDVLDSPRKNVIFRPQMKTKPNHGSLYSSVKSNSLPKNYIFSSLLETKTLNPQLGGTNVAFDNEGIPSESGPTNTVASCLLDPTSSSSLHHGLTQNHSLSFMNFCSENKTSIVSSPLILNRGSQIANSLDNKPSSFPIPIGTSHGILSSFSAREIELSEDYTCIISHGPNPKTTHIFGDYILDCHINELADFGKKDGSGSKSLQEAETLERLIPFHSEETFSFCYLCKKRLEEGEDIYIYRGEKAFCSFECRAEVIFAEELEETYNNSAESSPGSSCHEDLFLMGMPFAT; encoded by the exons ATGGCTGATTCTACTCCAGAGTCTTTGCAATCTGATACATTGGGCCCGGGACATATTAGCAGGTCACTTTTCAGCATCCCTGGTTTCATTGTAGGGTTTGGTACTAACTGTTTATCAGAGTCTGACTCCATTAGGAGCCCTACATCTCCTTTGGATTTGAAAGTTTTTCCAAAGCTTAATAGCCCCTTTGGTCATAAGTCCCCAGGAACACAATCCCAATGCAGGCATAAAAAGAAGTGGGATTGCAGTAAAGTAGGCCTTGGCATCATAAATTCACTTGTGAATGAAACCAAACCTTCTCCGGATGTACTTGATTCACCGAGGAAGAATGTAATCTTCAGACCACAGATGAAGACAAAACCAAACCATGGATCACTTTATTCTTCCGTAAAATCCAACTCTTTGCCTAAAAACTACATCTTTTCGTCACTTTTGGAAACCAAGACTCTCAATCCCCAATTAGGTGGCACAAATGTTGCATTTGACAATGAAGGCATCCCTTCAGAATCTGGCCCGACTAACACTGTTGCATCTTGCTTGTTGGATCCCACCAGTTCTTCATCCTTACATCATGGCTTAACCCAAAATCACAGTTTGAGTTTTATGAACTTTTGTTCGGAAAATAAAACTAGCATAGTGAGTTCACCTCTGATACTTAACCGAGGCTCACAGATAGCGAATTCTTTGGATAACAAACCAAGTTCATTTCCAATTCCTATTGGAACCAGTCATGGAATTCTGAGTTCCTTTTCAGCAAGAGAGATAGAGCTTTCTGAGGATTATACCTGTATAATTTCTCACGGTCCAAATCCTAAAACAACTCATATTTTTGGTGACTATATTTTGGATTGTCACATTAATGAGTTGGCTGATTTTGGTAAGAAGGATGGATCGGGGAGTAAATCATTACAAGAGGCtgaaaccttggagagattaATACCATTTCACTCTGAAGAGACTTTTAGCTTCTGTTACTTATGCAAGAAAAGACTGGAAGAGGGGGAAGACATTTATATATACAG GGGTGAGAAAGCATTTTGCAGTTTTGAGTGTCgtgctgaggttatttttgctGAGGAGTTGGAGGAAACTTACAATAACTCTGCTGAAAGCTCTCCTGGATCAAGCTGCCATGAAGATCTCTTCCTAATGGGTATGCCCTTTGCTACATAA
- the LOC121247777 gene encoding protein SYS1 homolog isoform X2, translating to MFYGSVVWDPWLIVAQIVCLQCLYYLTLGVFLTMLVGNRVPRMSLEYFFDYATVTTSTVTGWCVIASFLFSSLAGAAYMTSLIERAKKCLDFSATVYITHLFICIVYGGWPSSITWWVLNGTGIAVMALLGEYLCIRQELREIPITRYRSTLMITICICSSNGFSYCWKMMKMFD from the exons ATGTTCTATGGTTCAGTAGTATGGGACCCTTGGCTCATTGTTGCCCAAATTGTTTGTCTTCAATGCTTATACTATCTCACTCTTGGAgtattcttgacaatgcttgtTGGGAATCGTGTGCCACGTATGAGCCTCGAGTATTTCTTTGATTATGCTACTGTCACTACCTCTACAGTAACTGGGTGGTGTGTCATTGCTTCGTTTCTGTTCAGCTCGCTTGCAGG AGCTGCATATATGACTTCTCTGATTGAGAGGGCAAAAAAGTGCTTAGACTTTTCAGCCACTGTTTACATCACGCATCTCTTCATATGCATTGTCTATGGAGGTTGGCCTTCCTCAATAACCTGGTGGGTTCTGAATGGTACCGGAATTGCAGTGATGGCTTTGCTAGGTGAATATCTGTGCATTAGACAGGAACTGCGAGAGATTCCCATTACACGATACCGTTCAA CATTAATGATCACCATTTGCATTTGCTCTTCAAATGGTTTCTCTTACTGTTGGAAAATGATGAAG ATGTTTGACTAA